In Polaribacter sp. Hel_I_88, the following proteins share a genomic window:
- a CDS encoding NAD(P)/FAD-dependent oxidoreductase, with product MDKKESVDFNSEKALPLGKGWDGILIIGAGLCGSLLALRLAQRGYKVEVYESRPDLRKVDISAGRSINLALSDRGLKALRLCGMEEKAREICIPMYGRLMHDAKGNTFSSNYSGRENEYINSISRGDLNAILLDEAEKHANVNIHFNKKCTNVDIENTIAHFEDYKTNQEFSVDAEIIFGTDGAGSSLRKSYISERKFLFSYSQNYLNHGYKELEIPADKNGKHQISKGHLHIWPRGDFMLIALPNMDGSFTVTLFLSYDEGEFNFENLTSEEKITEFFEKEFPDALALIPNILEEFTNNPTGPLGTIKCSPWYYQDKTLLMGDSSHAIVPFYGQGMNASFEDVVVFDEILNQEKGDWNAVFKAYQKARKHDTDAIADLAIDNFYEMRDHVANPIFKEKRKIEMDLEKHFPNQYSSKYSLVTFNEHIGYNEAMKRGRAQDKALLNLISGDEVHTHLDMTKEELALILERVILETNTILEEDKIAGL from the coding sequence ATGGATAAAAAAGAAAGTGTAGATTTCAACAGTGAAAAAGCCCTTCCCTTAGGGAAGGGTTGGGATGGGATTTTAATAATTGGAGCTGGACTTTGTGGTTCACTTTTAGCATTAAGACTAGCCCAAAGAGGTTATAAAGTAGAGGTTTATGAAAGCAGACCAGATTTAAGAAAAGTAGATATTTCTGCTGGAAGATCTATCAATTTAGCATTATCAGATAGAGGTTTAAAAGCTTTGCGTTTATGTGGAATGGAAGAAAAAGCCAGAGAAATCTGCATACCAATGTATGGACGATTAATGCATGATGCAAAAGGAAATACATTTTCTTCAAATTATTCAGGTAGAGAAAATGAATATATCAATTCAATTTCTAGAGGAGATTTAAATGCTATTTTATTAGATGAAGCAGAAAAACATGCAAATGTAAATATTCATTTTAATAAAAAATGTACGAATGTAGATATCGAAAATACAATCGCACATTTTGAGGATTACAAAACCAATCAAGAATTTTCTGTGGATGCCGAAATTATTTTCGGAACTGATGGAGCAGGTTCGTCTTTGAGAAAAAGTTATATTTCTGAACGTAAATTTTTATTTAGTTATTCTCAGAATTATTTAAATCATGGGTATAAAGAATTAGAAATTCCTGCTGATAAAAATGGAAAGCATCAAATAAGTAAAGGGCATTTACATATCTGGCCAAGAGGTGATTTTATGTTAATTGCGCTTCCAAATATGGATGGCAGTTTTACAGTTACCTTATTTTTAAGTTATGATGAAGGTGAATTTAATTTCGAGAATTTAACATCCGAAGAAAAAATAACCGAGTTTTTCGAAAAAGAATTTCCTGATGCTTTGGCTTTAATTCCAAATATCTTAGAGGAGTTTACAAACAACCCAACAGGCCCTTTAGGAACTATAAAATGTTCTCCTTGGTATTATCAAGATAAAACCTTGTTAATGGGCGATTCTTCGCATGCAATTGTCCCTTTTTACGGACAAGGAATGAACGCTTCTTTTGAAGATGTTGTGGTGTTTGATGAGATTTTAAATCAAGAAAAGGGAGATTGGAATGCAGTTTTTAAAGCCTATCAAAAAGCAAGAAAACACGATACAGATGCGATTGCAGATTTAGCGATTGATAACTTTTACGAAATGCGAGATCATGTTGCCAATCCTATTTTTAAAGAAAAAAGAAAGATAGAAATGGATTTAGAAAAGCATTTTCCAAACCAATATTCATCTAAATATTCTTTGGTAACGTTTAATGAACATATTGGTTATAATGAAGCCATGAAAAGAGGTAGAGCACAAGACAAAGCCTTGTTGAATTTAATTTCAGGAGATGAAGTACACACTCATTTGGATATGACAAAAGAAGAGTTGGCTTTAATTTTAGAAAGAGTTATTTTAGAAACAAATACCATTTTAGAGGAAGATAAAATTGCAGGTTTATAG
- a CDS encoding RidA family protein — MSKVTPRGAYPHVKVVGDFIFISGTSSRRADNSIAGVELIDEMGTKYLNAETQTREVLKNIDKNLQTVGASLKDVVDVSSFLVNMNDFAGYNKAYAEFFDKETGPTRTTVAVHQLPHPDLVVEIKVTAYRKKE, encoded by the coding sequence ATGAGTAAAGTAACACCAAGAGGCGCATATCCACATGTAAAAGTTGTGGGAGATTTTATTTTTATATCAGGAACCAGTTCTAGAAGAGCAGATAATTCTATTGCAGGAGTTGAGCTTATTGACGAAATGGGAACGAAATATTTAAATGCAGAAACTCAAACCAGAGAAGTTTTAAAAAACATCGACAAAAATTTACAAACAGTTGGCGCAAGTTTAAAAGATGTAGTTGATGTTTCTTCATTTTTAGTAAATATGAACGATTTTGCAGGCTATAACAAAGCCTATGCAGAATTTTTCGACAAAGAAACTGGACCTACAAGAACCACAGTTGCTGTGCATCAATTACCACATCCAGATTTGGTGGTGGAGATTAAAGTTACGGCTTATAGAAAGAAAGAATAG
- a CDS encoding phytanoyl-CoA dioxygenase family protein, with translation MKLKFMINFNQHKIALNKDGFSIVEKCFNENELNKITGFIKENNFNFSERQLLKRYPKLQEIIFENDNFRKLFNTICDEGYFLSKAIYFNKHSKSNWFVSYHQDLSISVKNKIETKDYHSWTNKSGQLGVIPPLYILENSYTFRIHLDKTDETNGVLKVISKSHKKGIVRVDNNFEALKEGEEVICNIDKGGVMLMKPMLLHSSQKSISEKDRRVIHLEFCNQEIPMEWLEKKCLS, from the coding sequence ATGAAACTAAAATTTATGATCAATTTTAATCAACATAAAATAGCATTAAACAAAGACGGATTTTCAATAGTTGAAAAGTGTTTTAACGAAAATGAGTTGAATAAAATTACAGGTTTTATAAAAGAAAATAACTTTAATTTTTCAGAAAGACAACTTTTAAAAAGATATCCTAAACTTCAAGAAATCATTTTTGAAAATGATAATTTTAGAAAGCTATTCAACACTATTTGTGATGAAGGTTACTTTTTATCAAAAGCAATCTATTTTAATAAGCACAGCAAATCGAATTGGTTTGTTAGTTACCATCAGGATTTAAGTATAAGTGTTAAAAACAAAATTGAAACAAAAGATTATCATAGTTGGACAAATAAAAGTGGACAATTAGGAGTAATTCCGCCTTTATATATTTTAGAAAATAGTTATACATTTAGAATTCATTTAGATAAAACTGATGAAACAAATGGAGTTTTAAAGGTAATTTCTAAATCTCACAAAAAAGGAATTGTTAGAGTTGATAATAATTTTGAAGCATTAAAAGAAGGAGAAGAAGTAATTTGTAATATTGATAAAGGAGGAGTAATGTTAATGAAGCCTATGTTATTACATTCTTCTCAAAAATCGATTTCTGAAAAAGATAGAAGAGTTATTCATTTAGAATTTTGCAATCAAGAAATTCCTATGGAATGGCTAGAAAAAAAGTGTTTATCCTAA
- a CDS encoding 3-hydroxyanthranilate 3,4-dioxygenase: MSNLVQPINFKKWIDEHRHLLKPPVGNKQVWKNGEYIVMVVGGPNNRKDYHYNETPEFFYQLEGDMILKVIDEKGKQIDVEINEGDIYLLPGKVPHSPQRKANTVGLVIEYPRSKNMMDALEWYCENCENQLYREEFKLDDIETDMPIIFDNFYSDAEKCTCDTCGEFMEAPKKV, translated from the coding sequence ATGAGCAATCTAGTACAACCAATAAATTTTAAAAAGTGGATTGACGAACATCGTCATTTACTAAAACCACCAGTTGGCAACAAACAAGTTTGGAAAAACGGCGAATATATTGTGATGGTTGTTGGTGGACCAAACAACAGAAAAGATTATCACTATAATGAAACTCCAGAGTTTTTTTATCAATTAGAAGGAGACATGATTTTAAAAGTCATCGACGAAAAAGGGAAACAAATTGATGTGGAAATTAACGAAGGAGATATTTATTTATTGCCAGGAAAAGTACCACATTCGCCACAAAGAAAAGCAAACACAGTTGGTTTGGTGATTGAATATCCACGTTCTAAAAACATGATGGATGCTTTAGAATGGTATTGTGAAAACTGCGAAAATCAATTGTATAGAGAAGAATTTAAATTAGATGATATAGAAACTGACATGCCTATAATTTTCGATAATTTTTATTCTGATGCAGAAAAATGTACCTGCGATACCTGTGGAGAGTTTATGGAAGCTCCAAAAAAAGTTTAA
- a CDS encoding PaaI family thioesterase, which produces MTIEKIVLESFSKQGFMKHLGAKIISIDEGLVKVSCIKSDNLTQQNGFFHAGVITTIADAACGYAALTTMPIGSDVLSIEFKTNLMKPAISENLIAIGKVIKSGRTLVFCEAKIMDEKEETIFATFQGTMICKQPT; this is translated from the coding sequence ATGACAATTGAAAAAATAGTTTTAGAAAGTTTTTCTAAACAAGGTTTTATGAAACATTTGGGAGCTAAAATAATCTCTATAGATGAAGGTTTGGTAAAGGTTTCTTGTATTAAAAGTGATAATTTAACACAGCAAAATGGCTTTTTTCATGCAGGTGTTATCACTACTATTGCTGATGCAGCTTGTGGATATGCAGCCTTAACTACGATGCCAATTGGATCTGATGTTTTAAGTATTGAGTTTAAAACAAACTTAATGAAACCAGCTATTTCAGAGAATTTAATAGCCATAGGTAAAGTCATAAAATCTGGTAGAACTTTAGTTTTTTGTGAAGCAAAAATTATGGATGAAAAAGAAGAAACTATTTTTGCTACCTTTCAAGGAACAATGATTTGCAAACAACCAACATAA
- a CDS encoding SDR family oxidoreductase encodes MNLNLKNKNALVCGSTQGIGKATAILLAEEGANVTLIARNENKLKAVLSELTNNESQNHNYLVADFSNPAALKNVLENSEVQFHILINNTGGPKGGELLSATSTELINAFQMHIVCNQILVQAVVPFMKKEQYGRIINVISTSVKEPIPGLGVSNTIRNAVGNWSKTLASELGEFQITVNNVLPGFTDTARLDQIIELKAQKQNTTELEMEQIMKSYVPAKRFAKPEETAAAITFLASEQASYINGINLPVDGGRTKSL; translated from the coding sequence ATGAATTTAAACTTAAAAAACAAAAACGCATTAGTTTGCGGAAGTACACAGGGAATAGGAAAAGCAACCGCTATTTTATTAGCAGAAGAAGGCGCAAACGTAACTTTAATTGCTAGAAACGAAAACAAGCTAAAAGCAGTTTTATCAGAATTAACAAATAACGAATCGCAAAATCACAACTATTTAGTTGCCGATTTTTCTAATCCAGCAGCACTAAAAAATGTTTTAGAAAATTCAGAGGTACAATTTCATATTTTAATCAATAATACAGGAGGACCAAAAGGAGGGGAATTGCTGTCTGCAACTTCCACTGAATTAATAAACGCTTTTCAAATGCACATTGTTTGCAATCAAATTTTAGTGCAAGCTGTAGTTCCTTTTATGAAAAAGGAGCAATATGGTAGAATTATCAATGTAATTTCCACCTCTGTAAAAGAGCCAATTCCTGGTTTGGGAGTTTCAAATACCATTAGAAATGCAGTTGGCAACTGGTCAAAAACGCTGGCTTCAGAACTTGGCGAATTTCAAATTACAGTAAATAATGTGTTACCAGGTTTTACAGATACAGCACGTTTAGATCAAATTATCGAGTTAAAAGCGCAAAAACAAAATACAACTGAATTAGAAATGGAGCAGATTATGAAAAGTTATGTGCCTGCAAAACGTTTTGCAAAACCAGAGGAAACTGCTGCTGCAATTACTTTTTTAGCAAGTGAGCAAGCGAGTTATATCAATGGAATTAATTTACCTGTAGATGGTGGAAGAACTAAAAGTTTATAA
- a CDS encoding M20/M25/M40 family metallo-hydrolase has protein sequence MANNKILIILFFLSNSIFSQQNWDTQINGTLPKVLESHREFVSIPNLPENVLNMYKNISWVREKYKKVGFSFQNLEATTLPVLFAERIVNPSLKTVLFYFHLDGQPVNPDVWNQKDPFTPVLKAQNNSGEWNSISWDNINKNIDDEWRIFARAAADDKAPIVMFLSALELLQTNKQQPKFNIKIIFDLEEEYGSNAFLSTIEKYQETYASDYMIIMDGPIHNSNKPTLTFGCRGIATCSITTFGAKLPQHSGHYGNYVNNPVFTLSKLLASMKSENGKVLIEDYYEGITITESIEKILNSVPNDTASLNAALGIYQAEKVGKNYQEALQYPSLNIRQIRTSWKGEGLKTVIPEYAKADLDIRLVLETDGENQLNKIKKHIENQGFLVLDSIPIDAERLQNPKIVTFKSNAGINAFRTALDSPFGEKLRNSLTTTFGEEPVSIRTMGGTVPIVSAINQLKIPAIIVPMVNMDNNQHSPNENIRIGNIRQGIKICLSILNTDLKD, from the coding sequence ATGGCAAACAATAAAATTTTAATCATACTATTTTTTCTTAGTAATTCAATTTTTTCCCAACAAAATTGGGACACACAAATTAATGGTACACTTCCTAAAGTTTTAGAAAGCCATAGAGAGTTTGTAAGCATTCCTAATTTGCCAGAAAATGTTTTAAATATGTATAAAAACATTTCTTGGGTTAGAGAAAAGTATAAAAAAGTTGGTTTTAGTTTTCAGAATCTAGAAGCGACTACCTTGCCTGTTTTATTTGCTGAACGAATTGTAAACCCTTCTTTAAAAACAGTGTTGTTTTATTTTCATTTAGATGGACAGCCTGTAAATCCAGATGTTTGGAATCAAAAAGATCCTTTTACACCTGTATTAAAAGCACAAAATAATTCTGGTGAATGGAATTCGATTTCTTGGGATAACATCAACAAAAATATTGATGATGAATGGCGCATTTTTGCAAGAGCAGCAGCCGACGATAAAGCACCAATTGTCATGTTTTTGTCGGCTTTAGAATTATTACAGACAAACAAGCAACAACCAAAGTTTAATATCAAAATAATTTTTGATTTAGAAGAAGAATATGGTTCAAACGCATTTTTATCAACTATAGAAAAGTATCAAGAAACATATGCATCAGATTATATGATTATTATGGATGGTCCAATTCATAACTCGAATAAACCAACGTTAACTTTTGGGTGTAGAGGTATTGCTACTTGTAGTATTACTACTTTTGGTGCTAAATTACCACAGCACAGTGGTCATTATGGAAATTATGTAAACAATCCTGTTTTTACGCTTTCTAAACTTTTGGCAAGTATGAAATCTGAAAATGGAAAAGTTTTAATAGAAGATTATTATGAGGGAATTACCATTACTGAATCCATAGAAAAAATATTAAACTCTGTTCCAAATGATACAGCTTCATTAAATGCAGCATTAGGAATTTATCAAGCTGAAAAAGTTGGCAAGAATTACCAAGAAGCTTTGCAATATCCTTCTTTAAATATTCGTCAAATAAGGACTTCTTGGAAAGGTGAAGGCCTAAAAACAGTAATCCCAGAATATGCAAAAGCAGATTTAGATATAAGGTTGGTGTTAGAAACGGATGGAGAAAATCAACTGAATAAAATAAAAAAGCATATTGAGAATCAAGGGTTTTTGGTTTTAGACAGCATTCCAATAGATGCAGAACGTTTGCAAAATCCTAAAATAGTTACCTTTAAAAGTAATGCAGGAATTAATGCTTTTAGAACAGCATTAGATTCGCCTTTTGGAGAAAAGTTAAGAAATTCATTAACTACAACTTTTGGAGAAGAACCAGTGAGCATTAGAACAATGGGAGGTACAGTGCCCATAGTTTCTGCAATAAATCAATTAAAAATTCCTGCAATTATTGTGCCTATGGTAAATATGGATAACAATCAACATAGTCCAAATGAAAATATAAGAATTGGTAATATTCGTCAAGGAATTAAAATTTGTTTATCCATTTTAAATACGGATTTAAAGGATTAA
- a CDS encoding aldehyde dehydrogenase — translation MNIKNYINGEFVNPIKGNYLDNYNPSIGKIYGQIPNSTKEDVVLALEAAEKAFSKWSTTTLDERSKIFSKIADLILEKLDFLAAAESKDNGKPISLAKAVDIPRAASNFQFFANAITQFSSEAHESVGLNAINFTLRQPLGVVGCISPWNLPLYLFTWKIAPAIAAGNCVIAKPSEVTPMTAYLLGEICTEAGLPKGVLNIVHGLGTSTGQAIVAHPKIKAISFTGGTKTGAHIASIAAPMFKKLSLELGGKNPNIIFADCDYDKMLETTVRSSFTNQGQICLCGSRIFVEETIYEKFKKEFIKKVSELKVGNPSEKNTNIGALVSHQHLEKVKSYIDIAEKEGGKILFGGDSVTVKNCENGYYLQPTIIEVQNNKCKLNQEEIFGPVVTMMSFKNDKEALALANESKYGLSATLWTNNLNRTMQFAKQLQTGIVWVNTWMLRDLRTPFGGAKDSGVGREGGFEALRFFTEPKNICIKY, via the coding sequence ATGAACATAAAAAACTACATTAATGGCGAATTTGTAAATCCAATTAAAGGAAATTACCTAGACAATTATAACCCATCAATTGGAAAAATTTACGGACAAATTCCAAACTCAACCAAAGAAGATGTAGTACTTGCACTAGAAGCTGCTGAAAAAGCATTTTCAAAATGGAGTACTACTACTTTAGATGAACGTAGTAAAATCTTCTCAAAAATTGCCGATTTAATTTTAGAAAAGTTAGATTTTTTAGCAGCAGCAGAATCAAAAGATAATGGCAAACCAATTAGTTTAGCTAAAGCTGTTGATATTCCAAGAGCAGCAAGTAATTTTCAGTTTTTTGCGAATGCCATTACACAGTTTTCATCAGAAGCGCACGAAAGTGTGGGATTAAATGCGATAAATTTTACGTTACGTCAACCACTAGGAGTTGTCGGTTGTATTTCTCCTTGGAATTTACCTTTATATTTATTTACTTGGAAAATAGCACCAGCTATAGCTGCAGGCAATTGTGTGATTGCAAAACCAAGCGAAGTTACACCAATGACAGCTTATTTATTGGGTGAAATTTGCACAGAAGCTGGTTTACCAAAAGGTGTTTTAAATATTGTACATGGCTTGGGAACATCAACAGGACAAGCTATTGTTGCCCATCCAAAAATTAAAGCAATTTCTTTTACTGGTGGCACAAAAACGGGTGCGCATATTGCCAGTATTGCTGCACCAATGTTTAAAAAATTATCATTAGAATTAGGAGGAAAAAACCCAAATATCATTTTTGCGGATTGTGATTATGACAAAATGTTAGAAACCACAGTCAGATCTTCATTTACAAATCAAGGGCAAATTTGTTTGTGTGGAAGTAGAATTTTTGTTGAAGAAACTATTTATGAAAAGTTCAAAAAAGAATTCATCAAAAAAGTATCTGAATTAAAAGTAGGAAATCCATCAGAAAAAAATACAAATATTGGAGCATTAGTATCACATCAACATTTAGAAAAAGTAAAAAGTTATATTGATATTGCAGAAAAAGAAGGCGGAAAAATACTTTTTGGAGGTGACAGCGTCACTGTCAAGAATTGCGAAAATGGTTATTATTTACAACCAACAATTATAGAAGTTCAAAATAATAAGTGTAAATTGAATCAAGAAGAAATTTTTGGGCCAGTTGTTACAATGATGTCTTTTAAAAATGATAAAGAAGCCTTAGCTTTAGCCAATGAATCAAAATATGGCTTGTCAGCAACTTTATGGACTAATAATTTAAACAGAACTATGCAATTTGCTAAACAACTACAAACAGGCATTGTTTGGGTAAACACTTGGATGTTAAGAGATTTAAGAACGCCTTTTGGTGGGGCAAAAGATTCTGGAGTTGGCAGAGAAGGTGGTTTTGAAGCGTTGCGTTTTTTTACGGAACCAAAAAACATTTGTATAAAATATTAA
- a CDS encoding DUF2141 domain-containing protein, with the protein MKNLILTIALIFTSILTTTAQEETFDLTVNISGLSSDKGTLLVGVYNKKEDFLNKQFKGEISKIKDNKSVVTFKDLPKGEYAVSFVHDENDNKKMDTNFMGIPKEDYGCSNNATGFMGPPKYEDAKFMLEENKSINIEI; encoded by the coding sequence ATGAAAAATTTAATTTTAACAATCGCTTTAATTTTTACTAGCATTTTAACTACAACTGCACAAGAAGAAACATTTGATTTAACTGTAAATATTTCTGGATTAAGTTCAGATAAAGGCACTTTATTGGTTGGTGTTTATAACAAAAAAGAAGATTTTTTAAACAAACAATTTAAAGGTGAAATTTCAAAAATAAAGGATAATAAATCTGTGGTTACTTTTAAAGATTTACCAAAAGGAGAATATGCAGTTTCTTTTGTACACGATGAAAATGATAACAAAAAAATGGACACGAATTTTATGGGAATTCCTAAAGAAGATTATGGTTGTTCTAACAACGCAACTGGTTTTATGGGGCCTCCAAAATACGAAGACGCAAAATTTATGTTAGAGGAAAACAAATCGATAAATATTGAAATTTAA
- a CDS encoding DUF6500 family protein, with the protein MNKEIKEKIIEVCDEKIAKKGDNVGLSFYAFFKNKNDNPKLLIELAKWWIETHKLDHFEKAVKIREMIESPS; encoded by the coding sequence ATGAATAAGGAAATCAAAGAAAAAATTATTGAAGTTTGCGATGAGAAAATTGCTAAAAAAGGAGACAATGTAGGTTTGTCTTTTTATGCATTTTTCAAAAATAAAAACGACAATCCAAAGTTATTAATAGAACTTGCAAAATGGTGGATTGAAACACACAAATTAGATCATTTTGAAAAAGCAGTTAAGATTAGAGAAATGATAGAAAGCCCATCTTAA
- a CDS encoding amidohydrolase family protein gives MKRKLRINGHSHLLPYPEEIPQFMKEKEIFWVDDERKHMLQKDWSRPVTDSSFFLDEKLRWMEKNKLDHAVVLNLSQLYGNGLRLEEMKKALRFQNDFNAKVQRNHPSKFTCGFVVHPGFIYGALDEMKRCVEELGLKVLCLPTHFMDSIGQWRCVFDEENDRIFELADKYKLAIEIHPYDGDKMIKLENTNWRFHLIWMLAQCGDAYHFYTLNGMQERFKNIRTCFAHGGQLAQMNLGRRIQGFDGRPDLFEGKTHPRKAIGHKNIFFDTLVHDTDSLKLMFKRQGTHQVLMGLDDPYPLGEMENDKQSSYPGKILDLAVAQNIITETEKEQIWEDNVLQWLFGDDEVAKQDLVDKILK, from the coding sequence ATGAAACGTAAACTAAGAATTAACGGACACTCACATTTATTACCTTATCCAGAAGAAATTCCTCAATTTATGAAGGAAAAAGAAATTTTTTGGGTAGATGATGAGCGCAAACACATGCTCCAAAAAGATTGGAGTAGACCAGTAACAGATTCTAGTTTTTTCTTAGACGAGAAATTACGTTGGATGGAAAAAAACAAGCTAGATCATGCTGTGGTTTTAAATCTTTCTCAATTGTATGGAAATGGTTTGCGTTTAGAAGAAATGAAAAAAGCGTTGCGTTTTCAAAACGATTTTAATGCAAAAGTGCAAAGAAATCATCCTTCTAAATTTACGTGCGGTTTTGTAGTGCATCCAGGTTTTATTTACGGTGCTTTAGATGAAATGAAACGTTGTGTAGAAGAATTAGGTTTAAAAGTGTTGTGTTTGCCAACACATTTTATGGATTCTATTGGACAATGGAGATGCGTTTTCGATGAAGAAAATGATCGGATTTTTGAATTGGCAGATAAATACAAATTAGCCATTGAAATTCATCCTTATGATGGAGATAAAATGATTAAACTTGAAAATACCAATTGGCGTTTTCACTTAATTTGGATGCTGGCACAATGTGGAGATGCGTATCATTTTTATACTTTAAATGGCATGCAAGAACGTTTTAAGAATATTAGAACGTGTTTTGCACATGGAGGACAATTAGCACAAATGAATTTAGGTAGAAGAATTCAAGGTTTTGATGGAAGACCAGATTTATTTGAAGGGAAAACACATCCTAGAAAAGCCATTGGTCATAAAAATATCTTTTTTGACACCTTAGTTCACGATACAGATTCACTAAAATTGATGTTTAAAAGACAAGGAACTCATCAGGTTTTAATGGGGTTAGATGATCCTTATCCTTTGGGAGAAATGGAAAATGACAAACAATCTTCTTATCCAGGAAAAATTTTAGATTTGGCTGTAGCTCAAAATATAATTACAGAAACCGAAAAAGAACAAATTTGGGAAGATAATGTACTGCAATGGCTTTTTGGTGATGATGAGGTTGCTAAACAGGATTTAGTTGATAAGATTTTGAAATAA